A single genomic interval of Brevundimonas diminuta harbors:
- a CDS encoding response regulator produces MSALVIIAEDEPEIAAVLDAYLVREGFRTVRAMDGQIALDLHAALRPDLVLLDVRMPRVDGWGVLGELRRRGETPVIMLTALDQDIDKLQALRIGADDYVVKPFNPVEVVARAQAILRRSGGSGQGGVIRLGPLEIDLEAHIVQWCGLDKPQRLPLTLTEFRMLAHMARYPMRVFSRAELADACLKGDEVLDRTVDSHLSKLRLKLRNAGADGVLVGVRGVGYRLEVLT; encoded by the coding sequence ATGAGCGCCCTGGTCATCATCGCCGAAGACGAACCCGAGATCGCCGCCGTGCTCGACGCCTATCTCGTGCGCGAGGGGTTTCGCACCGTCCGCGCCATGGATGGCCAGATCGCGCTGGACCTGCACGCCGCCCTTCGGCCCGATCTGGTCCTGCTGGACGTGCGCATGCCGCGCGTCGATGGCTGGGGCGTGCTGGGCGAACTGAGGCGCCGAGGCGAGACGCCCGTCATCATGCTCACCGCGCTGGATCAGGACATCGACAAGCTTCAGGCGTTGCGCATCGGCGCGGACGACTATGTCGTCAAACCGTTCAATCCGGTCGAGGTCGTGGCGCGCGCCCAGGCCATCCTACGACGCAGCGGCGGCTCGGGCCAAGGCGGCGTGATCCGGCTGGGTCCGCTCGAGATCGATCTGGAGGCGCACATCGTCCAGTGGTGCGGGCTGGACAAGCCGCAGCGCCTGCCCCTGACCCTGACCGAGTTCCGCATGCTGGCCCACATGGCGCGCTATCCAATGCGGGTTTTTTCTCGCGCCGAGTTGGCCGACGCCTGCTTAAAGGGCGATGAGGTGCTCGATCGCACGGTGGATAGCCACCTCAGCAAGCTGCGGCTCAAGTTACGGAACGCAGGCGCCGATGGCGTCCTCGTCGGCGTTCGTGGCGTGGGTTATCGCCTTGAGGTCCTGACGTGA
- a CDS encoding phytase, with protein MRPSLARSLTACAALALLAACATHEVDYQGEGAGVVGPGAPVQAVLETPSVGSAGQDAADDPAVWASATPVTIMGQSTPGFVAGTDKKSGLYIYGFDGKILQFLPEGLLNNVDVVEGLSVGGRPQVVLGASDRTPGKTGISLYTFDPAGTGQNGVRYWGAVATDVVEPYGFCFARRGAEVHAILVGHEGELRQFILGVDAAGKPTARLVRRAEIGTISEGCTADEATDALYINEENVGLWRYGLNPASGAARTLIQPIAKDILVADAEGLTTITDASGRYLIASSQGDSTFPVWRIDGAAPEYKGRFKIVDGVVDGVTGTDGLAAVSGQVGPFPDGLVVIQDDVNDVGTQNFKYVDWRDIRRALGL; from the coding sequence ATGCGCCCTTCCCTCGCTCGCTCGCTGACCGCCTGCGCCGCCTTGGCCCTGCTCGCCGCCTGCGCCACGCACGAGGTCGATTATCAGGGCGAAGGCGCGGGCGTGGTCGGTCCGGGCGCCCCGGTCCAGGCCGTGTTGGAAACCCCCTCAGTCGGCTCGGCGGGTCAGGACGCCGCCGACGACCCCGCCGTCTGGGCCAGCGCCACGCCGGTCACGATCATGGGCCAATCCACGCCCGGCTTCGTCGCCGGCACGGACAAGAAGTCCGGCCTCTATATCTACGGCTTCGACGGCAAGATCCTGCAGTTCCTCCCCGAGGGCCTTCTGAACAACGTCGATGTGGTCGAGGGCCTGTCGGTCGGCGGCCGTCCGCAGGTGGTGCTGGGCGCCAGCGACCGCACGCCGGGCAAGACGGGCATCTCCCTCTATACCTTCGACCCGGCCGGGACCGGCCAAAACGGCGTGCGCTATTGGGGCGCGGTCGCCACCGACGTTGTCGAACCCTACGGCTTTTGCTTTGCGCGTCGCGGGGCCGAGGTCCACGCCATCCTGGTCGGTCATGAAGGCGAGTTGCGCCAGTTCATCCTGGGCGTGGACGCCGCCGGCAAGCCCACGGCGCGTCTGGTCCGCCGCGCCGAGATCGGAACCATCTCCGAAGGCTGCACCGCCGACGAGGCCACAGACGCCCTCTATATCAATGAGGAAAACGTCGGCCTGTGGCGTTACGGCCTGAACCCGGCGTCCGGCGCGGCTCGCACTCTGATCCAGCCCATCGCCAAGGACATTCTGGTCGCCGACGCCGAAGGCCTGACGACGATCACCGACGCCTCGGGCCGCTATCTGATCGCCTCCAGCCAGGGCGATTCCACCTTCCCCGTCTGGCGCATCGACGGCGCGGCGCCCGAATACAAGGGCCGCTTCAAGATCGTGGACGGCGTGGTAGACGGCGTCACCGGCACCGACGGCCTGGCGGCCGTCAGCGGTCAGGTCGGCCCCTTCCCCGACGGCCTCGTCGTCATCCAGGACGACGTCAACGACGTGGGAACCCAGAACTTCAAATACGTCGACTGGCGCGACATCCGACGGGCGTTGGGGCTGTAG
- a CDS encoding TonB-dependent receptor, giving the protein MKLNLLMGAAIAPMILAPLAMPAHADVDAAAVTSGAVAGDVIYGRVTNAAGAPLPGAEVLVRGTSQRAVTNTQGEFTLPTASGAMVLEVNYLGLPSTSQAVVTTPGEDANVAIVLGVQSATDVADVIVTGVITDGVARSLNQQKNADGTVNVLSADAIGRYPDPNVAESLQRVQGIAIQRDQGEGRYINVRGAPAAFTAVSVDGVAIPAVSPTTRAVDLDTLPSDIVSSVEVSKTLTPAQDADSIAGAVDIKTRSPFDKRRLAVSGYAGGSYNDYGGQDYRAGANVSNVFGPDQTVGALVSVSFSETNRRPDNVENGWVLINRNAAQGGGQIWGLENTLFKDYETERTRKAVTGALEWRPSDAIRLWVKGSYAQFRDDEFRNTLNFTYSDGTLQPGSTDTSATFANARIYKQLRHRIQENDISTLVLGGEQTFGNGAVWDGALSFANSKQTYPHRDELVYRSSATALSYNTADHYHSTYSAFSEPTGFYLNANNYSFRENTFRSNTTEQDDVAFKTNLSLPTVIGGREVELKFGAKYSTRDITADEERFRDRSAAASSGALAPLLSDRPSQNYDYNLGLKFDAGLVTDYFDRVRAGSTNPDPAAGVRRIPQSITADYTAQEDILAGYGQARFDIGATNVLVGLRVEKTDFEGAAISVALSGAQSPVKVERDQTDFFPNLTLRHSFSDQLIGRFALTRAISRPDYTDIVPRVLETTDSGRTTVTRGNPDLKPTLSNNVDAGLEYYLRPLGVISANAFYKDLSNYRFTLVTDGVPYVTPTTTVAQVTEARNARDGHIAGIEFNWQQTFDFLPGWASGFGVFANYTLTDAEIKTSRAFAGRDTFVLPGQSDETYNAALFYERYGFSARVTYTHRSDFLEAIDATNPGKDLYVEGRGQLDFTASYDFGNGVEVFGEAKNLTDSAGVRYYGVKERTYEYEKFGYNVFLGVRFKL; this is encoded by the coding sequence ATGAAACTGAACCTGCTGATGGGCGCCGCGATCGCGCCGATGATCCTGGCGCCGCTGGCCATGCCCGCCCATGCCGATGTCGACGCCGCCGCTGTGACCAGCGGGGCGGTCGCCGGCGACGTGATCTACGGCCGGGTGACCAACGCCGCCGGCGCGCCCCTGCCGGGCGCCGAGGTTCTGGTGCGCGGGACCAGCCAGCGGGCCGTGACCAACACCCAGGGCGAGTTCACCCTGCCGACCGCCAGCGGCGCCATGGTGCTGGAGGTCAACTATCTGGGCCTGCCCTCGACCAGCCAGGCGGTCGTGACGACGCCGGGCGAAGACGCCAATGTCGCCATCGTCCTGGGCGTCCAATCTGCGACCGACGTGGCCGATGTGATCGTTACCGGCGTCATCACCGACGGCGTCGCCCGTTCGCTGAACCAGCAGAAGAACGCCGACGGCACGGTCAACGTCCTGTCGGCCGACGCCATCGGCCGCTATCCCGACCCCAACGTCGCGGAATCGCTGCAACGCGTTCAGGGCATCGCCATCCAGCGCGACCAGGGCGAAGGCCGCTATATCAATGTGCGCGGCGCGCCGGCCGCCTTCACCGCCGTGTCGGTGGACGGGGTCGCCATCCCGGCCGTGTCGCCCACGACCCGCGCCGTCGATCTGGACACCCTGCCTTCGGACATCGTGTCCAGCGTCGAGGTGTCCAAGACCCTGACGCCCGCCCAGGACGCCGATTCCATCGCCGGCGCCGTGGACATCAAGACCCGTTCGCCCTTCGACAAGCGCCGCCTGGCCGTCAGCGGTTATGCGGGCGGCAGCTACAACGACTACGGTGGACAGGACTATCGTGCGGGCGCGAACGTCTCCAACGTCTTCGGCCCGGATCAGACCGTCGGCGCCCTGGTGTCGGTCAGCTTCTCCGAAACCAACCGCCGGCCGGACAACGTCGAGAACGGCTGGGTCCTGATCAATCGCAACGCCGCGCAGGGCGGCGGCCAGATCTGGGGTCTGGAGAACACCCTGTTCAAGGACTACGAGACCGAACGGACCCGCAAGGCCGTAACCGGCGCGCTTGAATGGCGGCCCAGCGACGCTATCCGCCTGTGGGTCAAGGGCTCCTACGCCCAGTTCCGCGACGACGAGTTCCGCAACACGCTGAACTTCACCTATAGCGACGGCACGCTGCAGCCGGGTTCGACCGACACCAGCGCGACCTTCGCCAACGCCCGCATCTACAAGCAACTGCGTCACCGCATTCAGGAGAACGACATCTCCACCCTGGTGCTGGGCGGCGAGCAGACGTTCGGCAATGGCGCGGTCTGGGACGGGGCCCTGTCGTTCGCCAACAGCAAACAGACCTATCCGCACCGCGACGAGCTGGTCTATCGCTCCAGCGCGACGGCTCTGTCCTACAACACGGCCGACCATTATCATTCGACCTATTCGGCCTTCAGCGAGCCGACCGGCTTCTATCTGAACGCCAACAACTACAGCTTCCGGGAAAACACCTTCCGCTCGAACACGACCGAGCAGGACGATGTGGCGTTCAAGACCAATCTGTCGCTGCCCACCGTCATCGGCGGCCGCGAGGTCGAGCTGAAGTTCGGCGCCAAATACAGCACCCGCGACATCACAGCCGATGAAGAGCGGTTCCGCGACCGGAGCGCGGCCGCCAGCTCCGGCGCCCTGGCCCCGCTGCTGAGCGATCGTCCGTCGCAGAACTACGACTACAATCTGGGTCTCAAGTTCGATGCGGGTCTGGTGACGGACTATTTCGACCGCGTCCGCGCGGGCTCGACCAATCCCGACCCGGCCGCGGGCGTGCGCCGCATTCCGCAGTCGATCACCGCCGACTATACCGCGCAGGAAGACATTCTGGCGGGTTACGGCCAGGCCCGGTTCGATATCGGCGCGACCAATGTGCTGGTCGGCCTGCGTGTCGAGAAGACCGACTTCGAAGGGGCGGCGATCAGTGTGGCCCTGTCGGGCGCCCAGAGCCCGGTCAAGGTCGAGCGCGACCAGACCGATTTCTTCCCGAACCTGACGCTGCGCCACAGTTTCAGCGATCAGTTGATCGGTCGTTTCGCCCTGACCCGCGCCATTTCGCGCCCGGACTACACCGATATCGTTCCGCGCGTTCTGGAAACCACCGACAGCGGCCGCACGACCGTGACGCGCGGCAATCCCGATCTGAAGCCGACCCTGTCGAACAACGTCGATGCGGGGCTGGAATACTATCTGCGTCCGCTGGGCGTCATTTCGGCCAACGCCTTCTACAAGGACCTGTCGAACTACCGCTTCACCCTGGTGACGGACGGCGTGCCCTATGTCACCCCGACCACCACGGTCGCCCAGGTCACCGAGGCCCGCAACGCCCGTGACGGCCATATCGCCGGCATCGAGTTCAACTGGCAGCAGACGTTCGACTTCCTGCCGGGCTGGGCGTCGGGCTTCGGCGTCTTCGCCAACTACACGCTGACGGATGCGGAGATCAAAACCAGCCGCGCCTTCGCCGGTCGCGACACCTTCGTGCTGCCGGGTCAGTCGGACGAGACCTATAACGCCGCCCTGTTCTACGAACGGTACGGCTTCAGCGCGCGCGTCACCTACACGCACCGCAGCGACTTCCTCGAGGCGATCGACGCGACCAACCCCGGCAAGGACCTCTATGTCGAGGGGCGCGGCCAGCTGGACTTCACCGCCAGCTACGACTTCGGCAATGGGGTGGAAGTGTTCGGCGAGGCCAAAAACCTGACCGACAGCGCGGGCGTGCGCTACTACGGCGTCAAGGAGAGGACCTACGAATACGAGAAGTTCGGCTACAACGTCTTCCTGGGCGTGCGTTTCAAGCTCTAA
- the lpdA gene encoding dihydrolipoyl dehydrogenase, producing the protein MAEATAAYDVVIIGGGPGGYNAAIRAGQLGLKVACVEMRSTLGGTCLNVGCMPSKALLHASELWNAANTEFAKIGIEVQPKLHLDQMHKAKDDSVTALTKGIEFLFKKNKADWIKGKGKIVGKGKVEVTAADGSVQTLDAKNIVIATGSEPTPLPGVAFEDGKVIDSTGALSLPAVPKKLIVVGAGIIGLELGSVWRRLGAEVTVVEFLDRITPGMDTEVATAFQRTLTKQGMSFKLGAKVTGAKSGKDGVELTVEPSAGGAAETIKGDVVLVAIGRRPYTDGLGLESVGVTPDKRGFIDHDHFKVADDVWVIGDVTHGPMLAHKAEEDAVAVIDTIAGKYGHVDYALVPSVVYTFPEVAWVGQTEDQLKAAGVQYKKGKFPFTANSRAKINHETDGFVKVLADAATDKVLGVHIMGPQAGEMIHEAAITMSFGGASEDIARTCHAHPTRSEAVRQAAMDVEGWMMQA; encoded by the coding sequence ATGGCCGAAGCCACCGCCGCCTACGACGTCGTCATCATCGGCGGAGGCCCTGGCGGCTATAACGCCGCGATCCGGGCGGGCCAGCTGGGCCTGAAGGTCGCCTGCGTGGAGATGCGTTCGACGCTGGGCGGCACCTGCCTGAACGTCGGCTGCATGCCGTCCAAGGCCCTGCTGCATGCATCGGAACTGTGGAACGCCGCCAATACCGAGTTCGCCAAGATCGGCATCGAGGTCCAGCCCAAGCTGCACCTGGACCAGATGCACAAGGCCAAGGACGACAGCGTCACGGCCCTGACCAAGGGGATCGAGTTCCTGTTCAAGAAGAACAAGGCCGACTGGATCAAGGGCAAGGGCAAGATCGTCGGCAAAGGCAAGGTCGAGGTGACCGCCGCCGACGGTTCGGTCCAGACGCTGGACGCCAAGAACATCGTCATCGCCACCGGCTCGGAGCCGACCCCGCTGCCCGGCGTCGCCTTTGAAGATGGAAAGGTGATCGATTCCACCGGCGCCCTGTCTCTGCCGGCCGTGCCCAAGAAGCTGATCGTCGTCGGCGCCGGCATCATCGGCCTGGAGCTGGGTTCGGTCTGGCGCCGTCTGGGCGCCGAGGTCACGGTGGTCGAGTTCCTGGACCGGATCACGCCCGGCATGGACACCGAGGTCGCCACTGCCTTCCAACGCACCCTGACCAAACAGGGCATGAGCTTCAAACTGGGCGCCAAGGTCACCGGCGCCAAGTCGGGCAAGGACGGGGTGGAACTGACCGTCGAGCCGTCGGCCGGCGGCGCCGCCGAGACGATCAAGGGCGATGTGGTGCTGGTCGCTATCGGTCGTCGTCCGTACACGGACGGTCTGGGCCTGGAGAGCGTCGGCGTGACGCCGGACAAGCGCGGCTTCATCGACCATGACCACTTCAAGGTGGCGGACGACGTCTGGGTGATCGGCGACGTGACCCACGGTCCGATGCTGGCCCACAAGGCGGAAGAAGACGCGGTCGCCGTGATCGACACCATTGCCGGCAAATACGGCCACGTCGACTATGCCCTGGTCCCCAGCGTCGTCTACACTTTCCCCGAAGTGGCCTGGGTCGGTCAGACCGAGGACCAGCTGAAGGCGGCCGGCGTTCAGTACAAGAAGGGTAAATTCCCCTTCACCGCCAACAGCCGCGCCAAGATCAATCACGAGACCGACGGCTTCGTTAAGGTTCTGGCCGACGCGGCGACCGACAAGGTGCTGGGCGTCCACATCATGGGCCCGCAGGCCGGCGAAATGATCCACGAGGCAGCCATCACCATGAGCTTCGGCGGCGCGTCAGAAGACATCGCCCGCACCTGCCACGCCCACCCGACCCGTTCGGAAGCCGTCCGCCAAGCGGCCATGGATGTCGAAGGCTGGATGATGCAGGCCTGA
- the mutS gene encoding DNA mismatch repair protein MutS: MNAPVSHPPEIAASLEGATPFMAQYLTAKAGQPDAILFFRMGDFYELFFKDAEVAAAALGITLTKRGKHQGEDIPMAGVPVHAMEGYLARLIRIGHKVAICEQLEDPAEAKKRGGKAVVHRGVVRVVTPGTLTEDSLLDARGANRLAAVAVRKGRAAVAVVELSSGAVDSVACSIEDLGAALAAFRPSEVLVTDRMYSDETTRDALDGSGGVVQALASAIAEPQAARARVERLYGVSALDGFGAFEEAEVSALGLIAAYLETTQAGKVPALAPPRRLGESGFLAIDPATRASLEIDRTQRGEREGSLLACIDRTVTSGGARALAERIARPLRDPLAINEQLDAVEWLLERRDLRRDLRDALKASSDIARAVGRLALGRGGPRDLAAVRTGLSIAEGVAGLFVGQVDPLTGQPRRIASALDRLTLSPDVSRLKADLIDGLVDEPSHLARDGGYVRPDYRPELDAARTLRDDSRRVVADLEARAVAESGVPFKIKHNAVLGYFLETSAKAAEGLLRAGPDSPFIHRQTLANQVRFTTVELSELDAKISQAGHRALAIEAETFEGWRREAARLAQPLQAVAEALAELDAHAALAEWAQEVGATRPIVDDTLSFCVEAGRHPVVEAAVKAGGDPYTPNNARLDGSGQDGSRLAIVTGPNMAGKSTFLRQNALLVILAQAGAFVPARSMRLGVVDRLFSRVGAGDDLARGRSTFMMEMVETAAILTQATPHSFVVLDEIGRGTATYDGLAIAWATAEALHETNRARTLFATHYHELAQLETRLDHVCNLSMVAREWNGELVFLHEAAPGAADRSYGVQVAKLAGVPASVVARARSVLNRLEGEKAAAARLDDLPLFAVAEPEPMRGPSPVELALRDVDPDELTPREALEALYRLKGLA; encoded by the coding sequence ATGAATGCGCCCGTCTCTCATCCCCCGGAAATCGCCGCCTCTCTGGAAGGCGCGACGCCGTTCATGGCCCAATATCTGACGGCCAAGGCGGGTCAGCCGGACGCCATCCTATTCTTCCGCATGGGCGACTTCTACGAGCTGTTCTTCAAGGACGCCGAGGTCGCGGCGGCGGCGCTCGGCATCACCCTGACCAAGCGCGGCAAGCATCAAGGCGAGGACATCCCGATGGCCGGCGTGCCGGTCCATGCGATGGAGGGCTATCTCGCCCGGCTGATCCGCATCGGCCACAAGGTCGCCATCTGCGAACAGCTGGAAGACCCGGCCGAGGCCAAGAAGCGCGGCGGCAAGGCCGTGGTGCATCGCGGCGTGGTGCGGGTCGTCACCCCCGGCACCCTGACCGAAGACAGTCTGCTGGACGCGCGCGGCGCCAATCGTCTGGCGGCGGTCGCGGTGCGTAAAGGTCGGGCGGCCGTCGCTGTGGTCGAGCTGTCGTCCGGCGCGGTCGACAGCGTCGCCTGTTCTATCGAAGACCTAGGCGCGGCCCTGGCCGCCTTCCGCCCGTCCGAAGTCCTGGTCACCGACCGGATGTATTCGGACGAGACGACGCGCGACGCCTTGGACGGCTCGGGCGGGGTGGTCCAAGCGCTGGCCTCGGCCATCGCCGAACCCCAAGCCGCGCGCGCCCGCGTTGAACGCTTGTACGGGGTCTCAGCGCTCGACGGCTTCGGCGCCTTCGAGGAGGCTGAGGTCTCGGCTCTGGGTCTGATCGCCGCCTATCTGGAGACGACCCAGGCCGGCAAGGTCCCTGCCCTGGCCCCGCCGCGCCGTCTGGGCGAAAGCGGCTTTCTGGCCATCGACCCGGCGACCCGCGCCAGCCTTGAGATCGACCGCACCCAGCGCGGCGAGCGCGAGGGCAGCCTGCTGGCCTGCATCGACCGCACCGTCACCTCGGGCGGCGCCCGGGCCCTGGCCGAACGCATCGCCCGGCCCCTGCGCGATCCTTTGGCCATCAACGAACAGCTCGACGCCGTCGAATGGCTCTTGGAGCGCCGCGACCTGCGTCGCGACCTGCGCGATGCGCTGAAGGCCTCGTCCGACATCGCCCGCGCCGTCGGGCGATTGGCGCTGGGTCGGGGCGGCCCACGCGATCTGGCCGCCGTGCGCACCGGCCTGTCGATCGCCGAGGGCGTCGCTGGCTTGTTCGTGGGTCAGGTCGATCCCCTGACCGGCCAGCCGCGCCGCATCGCCTCGGCGCTGGACCGCCTGACCCTGTCGCCAGACGTCTCGCGGCTGAAGGCCGACCTGATCGACGGCCTGGTGGACGAGCCGTCCCATCTGGCGCGCGACGGCGGCTATGTGCGCCCCGACTATCGCCCCGAACTGGACGCCGCCCGCACCCTGCGCGACGACAGCCGCCGCGTCGTCGCCGATCTTGAGGCCCGCGCCGTCGCCGAGTCCGGCGTGCCGTTCAAGATCAAGCACAACGCCGTCCTGGGCTATTTCCTCGAAACCAGCGCCAAGGCGGCCGAAGGCCTGCTGCGCGCCGGGCCCGACAGCCCCTTCATCCACCGCCAGACCTTGGCCAACCAGGTCCGCTTCACCACCGTCGAACTGTCGGAGCTGGACGCCAAGATCAGCCAGGCCGGCCACCGGGCGCTCGCCATCGAGGCTGAGACTTTCGAGGGCTGGCGACGCGAGGCCGCCCGCCTGGCCCAGCCGCTGCAGGCCGTCGCCGAGGCGCTTGCCGAACTGGACGCCCACGCCGCCCTCGCCGAATGGGCTCAGGAAGTCGGTGCGACCCGTCCGATCGTGGACGACACCCTGAGCTTCTGCGTCGAGGCCGGCCGCCACCCGGTGGTCGAGGCGGCGGTGAAGGCGGGCGGCGATCCCTACACCCCCAACAACGCCCGGCTGGACGGGTCGGGCCAGGACGGATCGCGCCTGGCCATCGTCACCGGCCCGAACATGGCCGGTAAGTCGACCTTCCTGCGCCAGAACGCCCTGCTCGTGATCCTGGCCCAGGCCGGCGCCTTCGTCCCCGCCCGCTCGATGCGGCTGGGCGTGGTGGACCGGCTGTTCAGCCGCGTCGGCGCCGGCGACGACCTGGCCCGCGGCCGCTCCACCTTCATGATGGAGATGGTCGAGACCGCCGCCATCCTGACCCAGGCCACGCCGCACAGTTTCGTCGTTCTGGACGAGATCGGGCGCGGCACCGCCACCTACGACGGTCTGGCCATCGCCTGGGCCACGGCCGAGGCCCTGCACGAGACCAACCGGGCGCGCACCCTGTTCGCCACCCACTATCACGAGCTGGCCCAACTGGAGACGCGGCTGGACCACGTCTGCAACCTGTCCATGGTCGCGCGCGAATGGAACGGCGAGCTGGTCTTCCTGCACGAGGCGGCGCCCGGCGCGGCCGACCGATCCTACGGCGTCCAGGTCGCGAAACTGGCCGGCGTCCCCGCCTCCGTCGTCGCCCGCGCCCGCTCGGTGCTGAACCGGCTGGAAGGCGAAAAGGCCGCCGCCGCCCGCCTTGACGACCTGCCCCTGTTCGCCGTCGCCGAGCCGGAACCGATGCGCGGCCCCTCGCCCGTAGAACTGGCCCTTCGCGACGTGGACCCCGACGAACTGACCCCCCGCGAGGCGCTGGAGGCGCTTTATCGGCTGAAGGGTCTGGCCTGA
- a CDS encoding TonB-dependent receptor plug domain-containing protein, with protein MKRSILLSTAAIASAFAAPAFAEDATQLDEVLVTATRIPAIVADTPGARVIDGKTIEQRGAIFAADILADVPGLSVTRSGAFGGVAQVRMRGATPGKTLVLVDGAPVNDAAEPNGAYDFSSFELADIARIEVLSGSQSSLWGSDAIGGVISFTTQEIDGLRAEAEAGSFDTVRGRLSAGVANETYAFSAYASRFDTDGISAADEADGNTEADGFRSTTLGAKGRYLLSDAVKVDGSVRWNKSKADIDGFPAPNYALADTDDTQESEQWSGFGRVTAKAFGLTHQFSVSASDLDRSSVSGGFGSTFTGDRQAYRWQANGQAQDIDYAFGVERNEASAALSSGLSRDLSITSVFGVAQYDVGALNLTGGLRYDDTDDFGSKTTGRVSAAYDLAGGFILSGAYGTGFKSPTVSQAVCDFCFAPRPYPELKPETADSVEIALGWASADGRFDGRATLYRLNVEDQITYSAGRYINVAKTRSDGFELEGRALLGGGFDLTLAYAWTDATDRTTGARLLRVPEHAGSATLGWTGDRLSGALTVRAEGDQDDSGGFSTVARDGFVTANLNAAYELTDQVTLTARIENLGDEHYQQVFGYGEPGRSGYVGIRLRY; from the coding sequence ATGAAGCGTTCCATTCTTCTTTCGACGGCCGCGATTGCGTCCGCCTTCGCCGCGCCTGCCTTTGCCGAGGACGCGACCCAGCTGGACGAGGTGCTCGTCACCGCCACACGCATCCCGGCCATCGTCGCCGACACGCCCGGCGCCCGCGTCATCGACGGCAAGACCATCGAACAGCGCGGCGCGATCTTCGCCGCCGACATCCTGGCCGATGTGCCGGGTCTGTCGGTGACGCGTTCGGGCGCTTTCGGCGGCGTGGCCCAGGTGCGGATGCGCGGTGCGACGCCCGGCAAGACCCTGGTCCTGGTCGACGGCGCGCCGGTCAACGATGCGGCCGAGCCGAACGGAGCCTATGACTTCTCCAGCTTCGAACTGGCCGATATCGCGCGGATCGAAGTGCTGAGCGGCTCGCAGTCGTCGTTGTGGGGATCCGACGCCATCGGCGGGGTGATCTCCTTCACGACGCAAGAAATCGACGGCCTGCGCGCCGAAGCCGAGGCCGGCAGCTTCGACACCGTGCGCGGCCGCTTGTCGGCCGGGGTCGCCAACGAGACCTACGCCTTCAGCGCCTATGCCTCACGGTTCGACACTGACGGGATTTCGGCGGCGGACGAGGCGGACGGCAACACCGAGGCCGACGGGTTCCGCAGCACGACGCTCGGCGCCAAGGGTCGATATCTCCTGTCCGATGCGGTCAAGGTCGATGGATCGGTGCGCTGGAACAAATCCAAGGCCGATATCGACGGGTTCCCGGCGCCGAACTATGCGTTGGCCGACACCGACGACACTCAGGAAAGCGAGCAGTGGTCGGGCTTCGGCCGGGTGACGGCCAAGGCGTTCGGCCTGACGCATCAGTTCAGCGTTTCGGCGTCGGATCTGGATCGCAGCTCGGTCAGCGGCGGCTTCGGCTCGACCTTCACCGGTGACCGTCAGGCCTATCGCTGGCAGGCGAACGGCCAGGCGCAGGATATCGACTATGCGTTCGGCGTGGAGCGGAACGAGGCCTCGGCGGCCCTGTCGTCGGGCCTGTCGCGCGACCTGTCGATCACCTCGGTGTTCGGCGTGGCCCAATACGATGTCGGCGCGCTGAACCTGACCGGCGGACTGCGTTATGACGACACCGACGATTTCGGCTCCAAGACGACGGGGCGGGTGTCGGCGGCCTATGATCTGGCCGGCGGCTTCATCCTGTCGGGCGCCTACGGCACGGGCTTCAAGTCGCCGACGGTCAGCCAGGCGGTCTGCGACTTCTGCTTTGCGCCTCGGCCCTATCCCGAGCTGAAGCCGGAAACGGCCGACAGCGTCGAGATCGCCCTGGGCTGGGCGTCGGCCGACGGTCGGTTCGACGGGCGGGCGACCCTTTATCGCCTGAACGTCGAGGACCAGATCACCTATTCGGCCGGTCGCTACATCAACGTCGCCAAGACGCGTTCGGACGGGTTCGAGCTGGAAGGCCGCGCCCTGCTGGGCGGCGGGTTCGACCTGACCCTGGCCTATGCCTGGACCGACGCGACGGACCGCACGACAGGCGCGCGCCTGCTGCGCGTGCCGGAACACGCGGGTTCGGCGACCCTGGGCTGGACGGGCGACCGTCTGTCCGGCGCGCTGACCGTGCGGGCGGAAGGCGATCAGGACGATTCGGGCGGCTTCTCGACCGTGGCGCGCGACGGCTTCGTCACCGCCAATCTGAACGCGGCCTATGAACTGACCGACCAGGTCACCCTGACGGCGCGGATCGAGAACCTGGGCGACGAACACTATCAGCAGGTGTTTGGATACGGCGAGCCGGGACGGTCCGGCTATGTGGGGATCAGGCTGCGCTACTGA